GTACCGCCGTCCAGTGGTCCACGCCTCCCAGCGCCAGCACAGCCCCTGCCAGGACAGACTGTGGTCGAGCGCATGAGTGAACGATTCAAGCAGCCTCCTGAGCGCCTCCCCAATGGCCCGCCGGATCGCCGGCCCCAGCACCGGGTACACCGCCGCCGCCAGCACCCCGGGATCCCGTCGCACCGAGGCGCGCAACGCCGTCTCGACCGGACCCCGCAAGGCCTCCGCCAACCGCCCGTCCCGCACCGCACTCCGCCCCACCGCCCCCGCCAGCACGTCGCTGACGTCCTCCTCCCGGGCCGCCGGATCCGCCAGCCGCCGTTCGATCACCGCCAGCCGTCCCCGCTCCGCCTGCAGCAGGATCCCCCTCAATTCGTCCAGCCGCGACACCCCCGTGTCGCCACTCGACGACCCGCCGTTCCTCGGGGTGGACGCGGATTCGCTCATGTCCGCAGCAGAAGCGGTTCATCGCTCCCGCTTCTCGCCTCCGTCCCCCCTCAACTGGATCGCCATCTGGGCCAGGATCTCCGCCAGATGCTGCCGGTGCGTGAGCGAATCCCGCAGTTCGCCCGATTCCCGGCTCAACGCCGCCGCCAGTTCCTTCGTCCGCTGCCGGATCTCCTCCCCAAGCCGGTTCGCCTCGGTCAGCAACTGCTCCCGCAGTTCGCGATGCGACTTCTCATTCTGCGTCTCGAACTGCTGTGACTTCTTCTCCCACACCTTCACATGCTCCTTCAACTCGCCCGAGACCGCCTTGTCCCCCTGCAACCGCTCGTCCTTCTCACCCTCCAACTGCTCCGACATCGCCCCCAATTCCCCCTTCACAAACGACTCCAGCGAGGCCAGGCGCCGCTTGAGATCGTCCCGCAACTCGTGGGCCTCCGCCTGCAACCGCTCCTCCAGACGCGCAAACTTCGCGTCGTAATCCTTCATCTGGTTCCCGAAGAGAATGTCGCGGATCTTGTCCACGTTGTTCGCTTCGTCCGCCTTCGGCCCGCTCGCCGACGTGCTGCTCGATGCTTGGGATGCGCTCATGGCTGGCTTGCGCTGGGTGTGTGTCGTGATCCGCCCCGTCTTCCCGGTTGGCCCGGGCGCGTGGCGCGCAGAATTGGAACCCGACTTCCCCATGGCTTCTGCCCCTCTACTCCCCGCGCCTCTCCCACGCGAGCAAAATCGCCGTCGGAGTCATTTGTCACACAATGACTTAGGTAATTCGCTTAAAGAAATGTCGCAGAGACTTCCCATCCCTTCCTCAGCTCCTCCGGCGTCATCCCGCCCTCCCGCAACCGACCCAGACTCAGCGCCGCATGCCGCTTCGCCAGCCGCGTCCCGGTCCCGTCCCGCATCAGTTCGCAATGCCGGAACGCCGGCACCCGCCACCCCAACGCCCGGTACAGCAACACCTGCCGCGCCGTGGACAGGAGCAGATCCTCGCCCCGCACCACCTCGGTGATCCCCATCGCCGCATCATCCACCACACACGCCAGTTGATAGCCCGGCACCCCGTCCGCCCGCCACACCACGAAATCCCCGAAGTCCCGTCCGGCCACAAACCGCTGTTCCCCGAACCGCCCATCCACAAACCGCACCTCCTCACCGTCCGGCACCCGCAACCGCCAGGTCCACCCCTCCCACGTTGCACCCGCTTCCCGCCTCGACCGGCAGGTGCCGGGATACACCGGCTCTTCCTCCCCCGCATGGGGCGCCCCGAGGGCCGCCTGGATGTCCCGACGCGAACAACGGCAGGGAAACACCGCCTGCCCGCCCCACAACCGCCCGAACGCCTCCCGGTACCGCTCCATCCGTTCGCTCTGGCGGTACGGTCCATACGCACCGCCAACATCCGGCCCCTCCTCCCAGGTGAATCCGAACCAACGCAGGTCCTCCCCGATGGCGGCCTCGAACTCCGCCCGGCACCGGCCCCGGTCCAGATCCTCGATCCGCAACACGAGCACCCCGCCAGCCGCCCGCGCCCTCGATTGCGCCTCCCAAAACGTCCGGGCATGCCCGAGATGCAGATGGCCCGTCGGTGACGGCGCCAGGCGACCCCGGTACCCGCTCATCTCAGCCGGATCGAGAAGTGATGGCTCGAGATTTCCAGCCTGCGGCTGTGGTACAGGCGGTGCGCCGAAAACCGGTGCACCCCGGAGTCCAGATGCAACTCCTCGCAGCCCAGGCGTCGCGCCTCCTCCAATAACCAGTCCATCAACACTCCGCCGTATCCCCTCCCCCGTGCGACCGGCACGGTCACCAGGTCATCCACATACAGCACCCGGCCCCACGCGAGAAACTCGGTCACTCGATAACCCGCCAGCGCCACAGGCGCGCCCCCCTCCTCGACACACACCAACCGGTACCCGTGCTCCCGCTCCTGGCGCCGTATCCGCTCCACCAGCGTTCCCTCCCGCACCTGCGGTCGCAGTTCGCGAAACAGCGGGGCGCATCGCCCGATCGCCTCATCGCTTTCCGCCCGTTGCACCGGCGGCGCCCCACCGCCAGCCGCCTGTCCCGTCGTCTCCTTCATGGATCGATGAAGCGCCGGGTCAGATCGCCGTAGGCGTCGATCCGACGGTCCCGCAGAAACGGCCAGTGGGTCCGGGTCACATCGACCTTCCCGAGATCGACCGGCACCAGCAGGTTCTCCGGCCGGTCGCCGGGCGCTTTCGCCAGGATCTGACCGCTCGTCCCCGCCACGAAACTACGGCCCCAGAACTCGATGCCGTCGCCTCCGATCGGCCGTTCGAGCCCGATCCGATTCGCCACCGCCACATAGCAGCCGTTGGCCACCGCGTGCGAACGCTGGATCGTCTCCCACGCCCCATGCTGGTTCTCCCCGTACTCCGCCTTCTCCCGCGGATGCCAGCCGATGGCCGTCGGATAGAAGAGGATCTCCGCCCCCTGCATCGCCGTGAGCCGTGCCCCCTCCGGATACCACTGGTCCCAGCAGATCAACACCCCGATCCGGCCATACCGCGTGGACCACGCCCGAAAGCCGAGATCGCCGGGCGTGAAGTAGAACTTCTCGTAGTACAGCGGGTCGTCCGGAATGTGCATCTTCCGGTAGATCCCCAGCAGACGGCCGTCCGCATCGATGATCGCCGCCGTGTTGTGGTACAGACCGCTCGCCCGTCGCTCGAACAGGGACGCAATCACCACCACTTTGCGGCGCCTCGCCAGACGGCAGAACGCCTCGGTGCTCGGACCCGGAATCGCCTCCGCCAGCCGGAACTGCGCATGGTCCTCGCTCTGGCAGAAATACTGGGACCGGAACAACTCCTGCGTGCAGAGGATCTGCGCCCCGGCCCGTGCCGCCCGGTCGGCGGCGTCCAGGCACGTCTTCAGGTTCTCCTCCGGATCCGGCCCGCATGCATGCTGCAGCAGGCCCAACACCACTTCCGAGGGACGTTGACTTCGCATCATGAAACCTGGGTGGGCGGCTTGGACCCGCGCGTCGGCGCCGGCAGCACCATGGTGGAGCCCCGCCGGCGCGATCCAGGATTGCGCGGCACCTGCTGGCCAAACAGGGTCCGCACATAAACCCCCAGCTTCTCGTTGGTCGGTCCGAATCCGGGCTCGTACAGGTACCGCTCCAAATCGCCCAGGAAATCGTCCGCCGACGGGTACCGGCGCTCGGGGTCCCGCGCCAGACACCGTTGCAGCATCTGGTTGAGGCGCGCGTCGATCCGCGGATCGAGCCGGGTGAAGTCCGGCACCGTCATGGTCAGGATCCGTTGGCGCGATTCCTCCGCGGTCCTGGCCCGGAACAGATTCTTCCCCAGCAACAGGTGCGCCAGCACCACCCCGGCCGAAAACAGGTCCGACCGACCGTCGGTGATCCGGAAATCCGCCTGCTCGGGACTCATGTAATCCGCCTTGCCCACCACCACCTCCCCTTCCTCCGCCTTCAGAAAACCCTGCGCCTTGGCGATCCCGAAATCCGTCAGCTTCACGTCCCCCTCGAAGGCGATCATCACGTTCTTGAAGCTGACGTCCCGATGCACGATCCCCAGCGGGTTTCCTTCCGGATCGGTCTTCGCATGCGCGTAGGCCAGACCCCGCGCCACCCGGCTGACGATGAACACCGCCAGATCCAGCGGCAGCTTCCGGCGCTTGGCCGCCTGCTGTTCGATCAAGGCGTCGAGGTTGACCCCGTTGATCAGTTCCATCGCGATGAACACCTGCCCGTCCGCCTCCCCGAGATGGTACGTCTGCACGATGTTGGTGTGGATCAGGTCCGCCACCAGCTTCGCCTCCCCGATGAAGTTCTCCACGAAGCTCGCCTGACTCGCGTACTGCGACCGGATCACCTTCATCGCCACCCGCTTCCGGAACCCGTGCGCCCCCATCTGCTCCGCCTCGTACACCAACCCCATCCCGCCCTCGGCGATCAACCGGACGACTTCATACCGAAACGAATGCTCGATCGTGAACAACGACACAAAGCGGCGATGTTGGGCAGGGCCCGTCATCAGTCAAGGTCGGGCACCTTCCCCGCTCACCCCGCCCCCAACATCACCGTCCGGCCCCCGAACCCCGCATAGTCGCCGGGCGTGCAGGTCACCACGATCACCTGCAAGCCTCCCTCGGAGGCCCGGAACAGCATGTCCTGCAGGCGCCGGACCCGCTCGGGATCCGAGTACGCAAAGGCGTCGTCGAGAACGACCGGCAGGCAGCCCCCGAAGTCGGACGCCAGCACCTCCGCCATGGCCAGTCGCACCGCCACCCCGGCCTGCTCCCGGGCCCCGCCGCTGAGCTGATCGAACGCGAACGCGT
Above is a genomic segment from Verrucomicrobiia bacterium containing:
- the gluQRS gene encoding tRNA glutamyl-Q(34) synthetase GluQRS, producing the protein MSGYRGRLAPSPTGHLHLGHARTFWEAQSRARAAGGVLVLRIEDLDRGRCRAEFEAAIGEDLRWFGFTWEEGPDVGGAYGPYRQSERMERYREAFGRLWGGQAVFPCRCSRRDIQAALGAPHAGEEEPVYPGTCRSRREAGATWEGWTWRLRVPDGEEVRFVDGRFGEQRFVAGRDFGDFVVWRADGVPGYQLACVVDDAAMGITEVVRGEDLLLSTARQVLLYRALGWRVPAFRHCELMRDGTGTRLAKRHAALSLGRLREGGMTPEELRKGWEVSATFL
- a CDS encoding GNAT family N-acetyltransferase translates to MKETTGQAAGGGAPPVQRAESDEAIGRCAPLFRELRPQVREGTLVERIRRQEREHGYRLVCVEEGGAPVALAGYRVTEFLAWGRVLYVDDLVTVPVARGRGYGGVLMDWLLEEARRLGCEELHLDSGVHRFSAHRLYHSRRLEISSHHFSIRLR
- a CDS encoding carbon-nitrogen hydrolase encodes the protein MRSQRPSEVVLGLLQHACGPDPEENLKTCLDAADRAARAGAQILCTQELFRSQYFCQSEDHAQFRLAEAIPGPSTEAFCRLARRRKVVVIASLFERRASGLYHNTAAIIDADGRLLGIYRKMHIPDDPLYYEKFYFTPGDLGFRAWSTRYGRIGVLICWDQWYPEGARLTAMQGAEILFYPTAIGWHPREKAEYGENQHGAWETIQRSHAVANGCYVAVANRIGLERPIGGDGIEFWGRSFVAGTSGQILAKAPGDRPENLLVPVDLGKVDVTRTHWPFLRDRRIDAYGDLTRRFIDP
- a CDS encoding serine/threonine protein kinase encodes the protein MTGPAQHRRFVSLFTIEHSFRYEVVRLIAEGGMGLVYEAEQMGAHGFRKRVAMKVIRSQYASQASFVENFIGEAKLVADLIHTNIVQTYHLGEADGQVFIAMELINGVNLDALIEQQAAKRRKLPLDLAVFIVSRVARGLAYAHAKTDPEGNPLGIVHRDVSFKNVMIAFEGDVKLTDFGIAKAQGFLKAEEGEVVVGKADYMSPEQADFRITDGRSDLFSAGVVLAHLLLGKNLFRARTAEESRQRILTMTVPDFTRLDPRIDARLNQMLQRCLARDPERRYPSADDFLGDLERYLYEPGFGPTNEKLGVYVRTLFGQQVPRNPGSRRRGSTMVLPAPTRGSKPPTQVS